A DNA window from Trichosurus vulpecula isolate mTriVul1 chromosome 2, mTriVul1.pri, whole genome shotgun sequence contains the following coding sequences:
- the LOC118836608 gene encoding olfactory receptor 51S1: protein MIPSFLLVGIPGLVTTPSWWALILITIYLLCALGNGTVLWVIAVEPSLHRPMFFFLFLLGVSDLGLATVLMPTLLKLSLFDSHAVPAFACFLQMFFIHVFSVMESSVLLAMAFDRALAICRPLRYPALLTNSVISKIGLVIIFRCVSLHLPLPFLLAWMPYCHPQVLSHSYCLHPDISRLSCPGAQGATYSFFVVLSAMGLDPVLIFLSYALIGQALQGIASHEDRRRAQHTCAAHISAVFLFYVPMILLALVDRLRLPIPHAAHTFLSYIHFLLPPLLNPVLYSVKMREVREKILRRLHPMKVRSFS from the coding sequence ATGATTCCTAGTTTCCTGCTGGTAGGCATCCCAGGCCTGGTGACCACACCATCATGGTGGGCCCTCATTTTGATTACCATATACCTCTTGTGTGCCCTAGGAAATGGAACAGTTCTCTGGGTCATTGCTGTAGAGCCCTCACTCCATCGCCCaatgttcttctttctcttcttgctgGGAGTGTCTGACTTGGGCCTGGCCACAGTACTAATGCCCACACTGCTGAAACTTTCCCTTTTTGATTCCCACGCAGTTCCAGCATTTGCCTGCTTCCTCCAGATGTTCTTCATTCATGTTTTCTCTGTCATGGAGTCCTCTGTCCTGCTGGCAATGGCCTTTGACCGGGCACTGGCCATCTGTCGCCCTCTCCGATACCCAGCACTGCTCACAAATAGTGTGATTAGCAAGATAGGACTGGTCATCATCTTCCGTTGTGTGAGTCTCCATCTacctttgccatttcttttggcCTGGATGCCCTACTGCCATCCCCAGGTTTTATCTCACTCCTACTGCTTACACCCAGACATTTCCAGGCTATCATGTCCTGGGGCCCAAGGTGCAACATACAGCTTCTTTGTGGTCTTGTCTGCTATGGGTTTGGACCCTGTCCTCATATTCCTGTCCTATGCCCTCATTGGGCAAGCACTTCAGGGTATAGCTTCACATGAAGATCGCCGTCGTGCCCAACACACCTGTGCTGCACACATCTCTGCTGTGTTTCTTTTCTATGTACCTATGATACTTCTAGCACTTGTTGACCGACTGAGGTTACCCATTCCCCATGCTGCCCATACTTTTCTCTCCTATATCCACTTTCTGCTTCCACCACTGCTCAACCCTGTTCTCTATAGTGTCAAGATGAGAGAGGTCAGGGAAAAGATCCTCAGAAGGCTCCATCCCATGAAAGTCAGATCTTTTTCATGA